One genomic window of Gracilinema caldarium DSM 7334 includes the following:
- a CDS encoding LacI family DNA-binding transcriptional regulator produces the protein MTIQEIALEAGVSTATVSRVINNQPVSKEKRELVEGAIRRLNYLPDDLTRRHLGTPYKAVAVLTHSMTNPYSMEFVETIIDRYEELGINVYVSRNETADIEYRCLADLLARGVEGIILHDPPFKNYETGLFTKISERLPLVIVHSFNQVLEMNEVVVDQYYGMKKVMSHLIGLGHRDILFLRNKIGYSLDLKEKVWREELTLAGTPPKDNYVLVIPDADKEAGIKETEDIVREFFVSNKRPTAIFAANDMMGVGALNVIKELGLRVPEDISVISHDNTMLAASYHLSSVDLKIKSVAHAVVDLMQYVVNGHDKEPRRIMITPELILRGSTAKIG, from the coding sequence ATGACTATACAAGAAATAGCACTGGAAGCAGGTGTATCAACTGCAACTGTATCCCGAGTAATTAATAATCAGCCGGTAAGCAAAGAAAAGCGGGAATTGGTTGAGGGAGCGATTCGTCGCTTAAATTATTTGCCCGATGATCTGACTCGTAGACATTTGGGAACCCCCTACAAAGCTGTAGCTGTCCTAACCCATAGCATGACTAATCCATATAGCATGGAGTTTGTTGAAACAATTATAGATAGATATGAAGAATTGGGGATAAATGTATATGTAAGCAGGAATGAAACTGCTGACATTGAGTATCGCTGCCTTGCGGATCTGCTTGCCCGGGGTGTTGAAGGCATTATTCTCCACGATCCACCTTTTAAAAACTACGAGACCGGCCTATTTACAAAGATTTCTGAACGATTACCCCTTGTTATTGTACATTCTTTTAATCAAGTTTTGGAAATGAATGAAGTTGTTGTGGACCAATACTACGGTATGAAAAAAGTAATGTCCCACCTCATCGGGCTTGGACACCGGGATATTCTGTTTCTCAGAAATAAAATTGGTTATTCATTAGATTTAAAAGAAAAAGTATGGAGAGAGGAACTTACCCTGGCCGGGACGCCTCCAAAGGATAATTATGTATTAGTAATTCCTGATGCTGACAAAGAAGCAGGAATAAAAGAAACTGAAGATATTGTACGAGAGTTCTTTGTCTCGAATAAAAGGCCCACAGCAATATTTGCAGCCAATGATATGATGGGGGTAGGGGCACTTAATGTGATTAAAGAGCTTGGACTGAGAGTCCCGGAGGATATTTCTGTTATCAGTCATGACAATACAATGCTTGCCGCTAGTTATCATTTAAGCTCTGTGGACCTTAAAATTAAAAGTGTCGCCCATGCGGTCGTCGATTTAATGCAGTATGTTGTCAATGGCCACGATAAAGAGCCACGGAGAATCATGATCACCCCGGAGCTTATCCTCCGTGGTTCCACAGCGAAAATTGGATAG
- a CDS encoding transposase produces the protein METFWTNLYESPETVIDLYHEHGTSEQFHSELKSDMNVERLPSGKFVVNAILLKLAMLSFNILRFIGQTSLAFPDALPYKTDSKRKRLRKVIDDLIRVAVKIVRHARQTCIRLWEQDPWLACFKQVYSVCCNL, from the coding sequence ATTGAAACCTTCTGGACGAATCTGTATGAAAGCCCTGAAACAGTAATCGATCTCTATCATGAACATGGTACCTCGGAACAGTTCCACAGTGAGTTGAAATCAGATATGAACGTTGAACGCTTGCCTTCGGGGAAGTTTGTGGTAAATGCCATCCTGCTGAAACTCGCCATGCTGTCGTTCAATATCTTGCGATTTATCGGCCAGACATCGCTTGCTTTCCCGGATGCACTTCCCTATAAAACAGATTCTAAAAGAAAGCGTCTACGAAAAGTCATTGATGACTTGATTCGTGTTGCGGTAAAGATTGTGAGACACGCCAGACAGACCTGTATCCGGTTGTGGGAACAAGATCCCTGGCTTGCTTGTTTCAAACAGGTCTATAGCGTCTGCTGTAATCTATAA
- a CDS encoding RtcB family protein — MKYAFERKSPWVFELPRKGPMQVPLRLYTTEGMLKQLEEDQSIDQLMNVASLPGIYRYALGMPDMHQGFGFPIGAVAAFDIDSGIISPGGVGFDINCGVRLLRTGLSRQAIEDRLDELGKRLFALVPSGVGSTGHRVFSKAEMKGLLSEGAPWIISAGFGVPSDQSAMESQGHLAAADAELVSEKAIERGRDELGTLGAGNHFLEVDYIETIYDAEYAAAFGLREHDIVVWIHTGSRGLGHQVATDFINLFKKKMDQYKIPLYNHELAALPFKTSEGRQYFAAMSAAANYAWVNRQIITHQVRTAFEQVYPDLMAGQSIDLIYDVAHNIAKEEVHDGKKLLVHRKGGTRAFPAGHPELEGPFAQYGQPVLLPGDMKRGSYILVGTGASMDETFGSTAHGAGRRLSRNEAVRRYQFEDISADMAQHHIRLFAADKKVAREEAPDAYKNVDEVVGPIVHAGIARPVARSRPLLVIKG; from the coding sequence ATGAAATATGCCTTTGAAAGAAAATCACCCTGGGTCTTTGAACTCCCCCGAAAGGGCCCCATGCAGGTGCCCCTGCGGCTCTATACCACCGAAGGGATGCTGAAACAGCTCGAAGAAGACCAATCCATAGACCAGTTGATGAACGTCGCGAGTCTCCCCGGCATTTACCGGTATGCCCTGGGCATGCCCGACATGCACCAGGGCTTTGGCTTCCCCATCGGTGCGGTCGCCGCCTTTGACATCGACTCGGGGATCATTTCCCCCGGCGGTGTGGGCTTTGATATTAACTGCGGGGTGCGGCTCCTGCGAACCGGTTTAAGCCGCCAGGCCATCGAAGACCGTCTGGATGAACTGGGGAAAAGGCTCTTCGCCCTTGTGCCCAGCGGTGTGGGTTCAACGGGACACAGGGTCTTCAGCAAGGCTGAGATGAAAGGGCTCCTCAGCGAAGGTGCCCCCTGGATTATTTCAGCAGGTTTCGGTGTTCCTTCTGATCAGTCAGCCATGGAAAGCCAGGGGCACCTTGCGGCCGCCGATGCGGAACTGGTGAGTGAAAAGGCTATTGAGCGGGGCCGGGATGAACTTGGCACCCTGGGGGCGGGGAACCATTTCCTCGAGGTCGATTACATCGAAACTATCTACGATGCGGAATATGCCGCGGCCTTTGGGCTACGGGAACATGACATTGTGGTCTGGATACACACCGGCTCCCGGGGCTTAGGCCACCAGGTCGCCACGGATTTCATCAACCTGTTTAAGAAAAAGATGGACCAATACAAGATACCCCTGTACAACCACGAACTCGCGGCCCTACCCTTTAAAACCAGCGAAGGCCGCCAGTATTTTGCTGCCATGTCCGCGGCGGCAAATTATGCCTGGGTGAACCGGCAGATCATTACCCACCAGGTCAGGACCGCCTTTGAGCAGGTCTATCCAGACCTCATGGCGGGACAGAGCATCGACCTCATCTACGATGTGGCCCACAACATTGCCAAGGAGGAGGTCCACGACGGAAAAAAACTACTGGTCCATCGCAAGGGCGGCACCCGGGCATTCCCGGCGGGGCATCCTGAATTGGAGGGGCCCTTCGCCCAATATGGACAGCCGGTTCTCCTTCCGGGGGACATGAAGCGGGGCAGTTACATTCTTGTAGGTACCGGGGCCAGTATGGATGAAACCTTCGGCAGTACCGCCCATGGGGCGGGCCGCCGCTTAAGCCGGAACGAGGCGGTGCGGCGCTACCAGTTCGAGGACATCAGCGCGGATATGGCCCAGCATCACATTAGGCTCTTTGCGGCGGACAAAAAGGTTGCCCGGGAAGAGGCCCCCGATGCGTATAAAAATGTGGATGAAGTAGTGGGCCCCATAGTCCATGCAGGCATTGCCCGCCCCGTTGCCCGTTCCCGGCCCCTCTTGGTAATTAAGGGGTGA
- a CDS encoding ABC transporter permease, with product MKFANGTFLVIAFRNIWRNKRRTWFCISAVAIAVFFNIAMNSMIDGMVKAMEVAVRTFETGHVLVVSRDFEENKEYLPVQYPLNETMPLKNLLSEIESIPGVKAALPRISVYASLFDSTVKHAIVWGIDTERELLVNHFNLTKRNDGIVAGRFPTLGSNECAIGYTLAKKLGVKIGDTISFKMISAQYSDKFMNPQIVGIFNFDYIKYDENVIILPYDRLSKVLVMQNNIQQLFIYTNRYEQAGTVKLAVQSIVGPGALVREWREHYWIALMKSFNFLYVIIFTIFQVVASFLIINTILMVIHERIKEIGMMGALGFTRWQIVRTFFYEALYLSVFGAMLGTLIGALGTWLGSMFPMDFTYFTGGGLKDYPIAGTIFLSFTPNILLQGFGFGVLVSACCTLLPSLKSAYIEPVEALRR from the coding sequence ATGAAATTTGCAAATGGAACATTCCTTGTAATAGCCTTTAGAAATATCTGGCGTAATAAACGCAGAACTTGGTTCTGTATTTCTGCGGTCGCAATTGCTGTATTTTTTAATATTGCTATGAATTCCATGATTGATGGAATGGTTAAGGCTATGGAAGTAGCAGTACGTACCTTTGAAACAGGACATGTGCTTGTGGTTTCACGAGACTTTGAAGAAAACAAAGAATATCTTCCAGTTCAATATCCTCTTAATGAGACTATGCCTCTCAAGAATTTATTATCAGAGATTGAATCTATTCCTGGAGTAAAGGCAGCCCTTCCAAGAATCAGTGTCTATGCAAGTCTTTTTGACAGTACAGTAAAACATGCAATTGTGTGGGGAATAGATACAGAACGGGAATTACTGGTAAATCATTTTAATCTTACAAAGCGCAATGATGGCATTGTAGCGGGACGTTTCCCTACATTGGGATCCAACGAATGTGCAATTGGCTATACATTGGCAAAGAAGTTAGGTGTTAAGATAGGGGATACGATTTCTTTTAAAATGATTTCTGCCCAATATTCTGATAAATTTATGAATCCTCAGATCGTTGGCATTTTTAATTTTGATTATATTAAATATGATGAAAATGTGATCATCTTACCTTATGATCGACTTTCAAAAGTGCTTGTAATGCAGAATAACATACAACAACTCTTTATTTATACAAACCGTTATGAGCAGGCTGGAACGGTAAAATTAGCAGTACAATCTATCGTAGGACCGGGAGCACTGGTTCGAGAATGGAGGGAACACTATTGGATTGCTTTAATGAAATCATTCAATTTCCTCTATGTAATCATTTTTACCATATTTCAAGTAGTTGCAAGTTTCTTGATCATTAACACTATTTTAATGGTGATTCATGAACGTATCAAAGAAATTGGAATGATGGGGGCTTTAGGTTTTACTCGATGGCAAATTGTACGGACGTTTTTTTACGAAGCCCTTTATCTTAGTGTTTTTGGCGCTATGTTAGGAACTCTCATTGGTGCTTTAGGAACCTGGTTAGGATCGATGTTCCCTATGGATTTTACCTATTTTACTGGTGGAGGCCTCAAGGATTATCCCATTGCAGGTACCATCTTTCTTTCATTTACTCCAAATATATTATTGCAAGGATTTGGTTTTGGTGTGTTAGTATCTGCCTGTTGTACATTGCTACCATCCTTAAAAAGTGCATACATCGAACCTGTAGAAGCTTTACGAAGATAA
- a CDS encoding IS5 family transposase, translating to MYKEKEQVPEFEDFYVPFGGHLREDNRWVRLAAIIPWEEIEAEYKKCFSKRIGRTAKTVRLALGSLLIKEKLQLTDEETVETIRENHYLQYFLGYESYKDEKPFDPSMMVHFRKRLGPDAIAKINELIAKRYQEQVEAESEKKQNKKNQKDDHDHGNRGQLIIDATCVPQDIRHPHDVTLLDEARRKTEKIIDTLYEASELTIKPRTYRKQARIKYLNFIRGRRRTKKEIRRAIRTQLQYIRRNLRTINELQNKVPSTTLSAKQRRDLIVIHEVYRQQVQMYKGKTHSISGKIVSISQPHVRPIARGKAKAAFEFGAKLSASMTEHGMIFIDRLQWEPYNEQEDLPTQIEKYKRRCGRYPESVHADKIYRTRANRAYCEARGIRLSGPPLGRPIKETLENKKIVRQLRKIQRLDEAIRQAIEGGFGYMKRKFGLGTIYEKLRETSETAIMVCVLLTNCEKILRDLFMRFLFLLGFKPHKSYLKVLVY from the coding sequence ATGTATAAGGAAAAGGAACAGGTACCTGAGTTTGAAGACTTTTATGTACCCTTCGGAGGACATTTACGAGAAGATAATCGATGGGTACGATTAGCCGCAATTATTCCATGGGAAGAGATAGAAGCTGAATATAAAAAATGTTTTTCAAAACGAATTGGAAGAACAGCCAAGACCGTACGGCTCGCCTTGGGATCATTATTGATAAAAGAGAAATTACAATTAACAGATGAAGAAACGGTAGAAACAATACGAGAGAACCATTACCTGCAATATTTTTTAGGATATGAATCTTACAAAGATGAAAAACCCTTTGATCCAAGCATGATGGTTCATTTTCGAAAACGGCTTGGACCTGATGCAATAGCAAAGATAAATGAGTTGATAGCGAAACGGTATCAAGAACAGGTAGAAGCAGAATCTGAAAAAAAACAGAACAAAAAAAACCAAAAGGATGACCATGATCATGGAAATCGAGGGCAACTCATTATAGATGCCACGTGCGTCCCCCAGGATATCCGGCATCCCCATGATGTCACTTTATTGGATGAAGCGCGAAGGAAAACAGAAAAGATAATTGATACGTTATATGAAGCGAGTGAGCTCACCATAAAACCACGAACCTATAGAAAACAGGCCCGTATCAAATATCTCAATTTTATACGAGGGCGACGAAGAACAAAAAAAGAAATACGCAGAGCGATTCGGACCCAACTCCAATACATACGACGTAATTTACGGACTATCAATGAATTACAAAACAAGGTTCCCAGTACAACGTTGAGTGCAAAACAGCGACGTGATCTTATCGTGATACATGAGGTTTACCGGCAACAGGTACAGATGTATAAGGGAAAGACCCATTCGATATCGGGAAAAATCGTCAGTATCAGTCAACCCCATGTACGACCAATAGCCCGAGGTAAAGCAAAAGCGGCCTTTGAATTCGGAGCAAAACTATCAGCATCGATGACCGAACACGGGATGATTTTTATAGATCGATTACAATGGGAACCCTATAACGAACAAGAAGATTTGCCAACACAAATAGAAAAATATAAGAGGCGATGTGGTCGATATCCGGAATCGGTGCATGCCGATAAAATATATCGGACACGAGCAAACCGAGCCTATTGTGAAGCTCGAGGAATACGATTGTCTGGACCACCCTTAGGCAGACCGATTAAAGAAACATTAGAGAATAAAAAGATAGTACGACAGCTACGAAAGATTCAAAGACTTGACGAAGCCATTCGACAAGCGATTGAAGGTGGCTTTGGATATATGAAACGAAAGTTTGGTCTTGGTACAATCTATGAAAAATTACGCGAAACTAGTGAAACAGCAATCATGGTATGTGTATTGCTGACCAACTGTGAAAAGATCCTGAGGGATCTTTTTATGCGCTTTTTATTTTTACTTGGTTTTAAACCTCATAAATCATATTTGAAAGTTTTAGTATACTAA
- a CDS encoding glycosyltransferase family protein, giving the protein MRIAYSCAGEGFGHAGRMVALYDDLKQYHEVLLYIPETVSAFVASRLPRAAVRSIPCFTFIKNKNRVEYIRTVFYSLRQALHFFPAIKRLSRQLVKDRIQAVLSDFDPYLPWAARLVGIPVIQMNHPGIIRRYLTLDPRTWVAALVAFMMEGPWDWRLHVSFFGGDIGPVLRKALLAKPVRNEAFLAVNLKIESRKDILPLLDAIPGLTYRLYPAPGADFDEGLRNCTAVITNGGHQTLSEALVLGKPVLAIPQRGQAEQELNARMLQQSGRGLMVYDVRELGKVLPRFLASLEQLRRPAVIPVGFRFKDSRQELINRLNAILAAYDVPVTATASRSEAIKVAV; this is encoded by the coding sequence ATGCGTATAGCCTATTCCTGTGCTGGGGAAGGATTCGGACATGCGGGCCGGATGGTCGCCCTGTATGATGACCTTAAGCAGTATCATGAGGTACTGTTGTATATACCTGAAACAGTGTCGGCCTTTGTTGCATCCCGCTTACCCCGGGCGGCAGTGCGCAGTATACCCTGTTTTACCTTTATAAAAAATAAAAACCGTGTAGAGTATATTCGTACTGTTTTTTATAGCCTGAGACAGGCCCTGCATTTTTTTCCTGCCATAAAGCGGCTCTCCCGTCAGTTGGTAAAGGACCGGATTCAGGCGGTGCTCTCCGATTTCGATCCCTATCTGCCCTGGGCTGCCCGGCTCGTGGGCATACCAGTCATTCAGATGAATCATCCCGGCATCATCCGCCGGTATCTTACTCTGGACCCCCGAACCTGGGTGGCCGCCCTGGTAGCGTTTATGATGGAAGGCCCCTGGGATTGGCGGCTCCATGTGTCATTTTTCGGAGGCGATATCGGGCCTGTACTGCGCAAGGCCTTGCTTGCCAAACCGGTTCGGAATGAGGCTTTCCTCGCGGTAAACCTAAAAATAGAAAGCCGCAAGGACATTCTCCCCCTCCTGGACGCGATTCCCGGTTTAACCTACCGGCTTTATCCAGCACCGGGGGCGGATTTTGATGAGGGCCTGCGGAACTGTACCGCAGTGATCACCAACGGGGGGCACCAGACCCTGTCGGAAGCCCTGGTTCTTGGTAAACCGGTGCTGGCTATTCCCCAGCGAGGCCAGGCTGAACAGGAACTGAATGCCCGGATGCTCCAGCAAAGCGGCCGGGGCCTCATGGTGTACGATGTGCGGGAACTCGGAAAAGTTTTACCGCGCTTTCTCGCCTCCCTCGAACAGCTGCGGCGGCCCGCGGTTATTCCCGTTGGGTTCCGGTTCAAGGATTCCCGGCAGGAGCTCATCAACCGGCTGAATGCCATTTTGGCCGCTTATGACGTCCCCGTTACCGCCACCGCCAGCAGGAGCGAAGCGATCAAGGTCGCGGTGTAA
- a CDS encoding carbohydrate ABC transporter permease: MKGIKNVSSHTTREHIIALFFIFPSLIGFSMFFLVPTLRGFWLSFTNWDLLSKAEFIGFKNYKALITDPDFWHSLFITFQYVLWNIPIQTVLALLLAMIMERSTSSVLVRSLFLIPWLLPNVVVALLWLWMMDPAIGIINEIIKAVGFKSVPFLFSDTLSLPSVAAINIWRHMGYTALIVFAGIQGFPKEVEEAALIDGAGPWKRFFTILIPYLKPVLAFVVITSVIGSFQIYDTIAVTTKGGPVNATYVIYLYIFKNGFESYRMGYATAVSMVLFLILIGISFLQMRLSRANESDF; encoded by the coding sequence ATGAAAGGCATAAAGAATGTTTCATCACATACCACAAGAGAGCATATAATAGCCCTTTTCTTCATTTTCCCGAGCTTGATTGGATTCAGCATGTTTTTCCTAGTACCTACGTTACGTGGTTTTTGGTTAAGTTTTACAAACTGGGATTTATTAAGTAAGGCTGAATTTATTGGTTTTAAAAATTATAAGGCACTGATTACTGATCCAGATTTCTGGCATTCTCTCTTTATCACGTTTCAGTATGTCCTCTGGAATATACCAATACAAACTGTTTTAGCATTACTGCTTGCCATGATTATGGAACGATCTACTTCTTCCGTGTTGGTAAGAAGCTTGTTTCTTATTCCATGGTTGTTACCAAATGTTGTAGTTGCCCTTCTTTGGCTCTGGATGATGGATCCCGCAATTGGTATTATTAATGAAATAATTAAAGCTGTCGGTTTTAAATCTGTTCCATTCCTTTTTTCTGATACCCTATCGTTACCATCAGTAGCAGCTATAAATATCTGGCGCCATATGGGATATACGGCTTTAATTGTTTTTGCAGGCATTCAAGGATTTCCTAAAGAAGTCGAAGAAGCCGCATTAATTGATGGTGCTGGCCCCTGGAAACGATTTTTTACAATTCTCATCCCCTACTTAAAACCTGTTCTTGCCTTTGTTGTCATTACCTCTGTTATTGGTTCGTTTCAAATATACGATACGATTGCGGTTACCACAAAAGGTGGGCCTGTAAACGCAACGTATGTTATTTATTTGTATATATTTAAAAATGGTTTTGAAAGTTATCGTATGGGATATGCCACTGCAGTTTCGATGGTCCTTTTCCTCATATTAATTGGTATCAGCTTTTTGCAGATGCGATTGTCCAGAGCAAATGAGTCAGACTTTTAA
- a CDS encoding glycosyltransferase family protein: MRIAYSCAGEGFGHAGRMVALYDDLKQYHEVLLYIPETVSSFVTSRLPRATVRSIPCFTFIKNKNRVEYIRTIFHSLRLALHFYPTIKRISRQLVKDRIQAVLSDFDPYLPWAARLAGIPVIQMNHPGIIRRYLTMDPRTWVAALVACMMEGPWDKRLYVGPTENV, from the coding sequence ATGCGTATAGCCTATTCTTGTGCAGGAGAAGGATTCGGTCATGCCGGCCGGATGGTCGCCCTGTATGATGATCTGAAACAGTATCATGAAGTTTTGTTGTATATACCCGAGACCGTGTCGTCCTTTGTTACCTCCCGCCTGCCCCGTGCCACAGTGCGGTCCATTCCCTGTTTTACATTTATTAAAAATAAAAACCGCGTTGAATATATCCGCACCATATTTCACAGTCTTCGCTTGGCTCTGCATTTTTACCCAACTATAAAACGCATAAGCAGGCAGTTGGTAAAGGATCGTATTCAGGCGGTCCTCTCCGATTTTGATCCCTATCTGCCCTGGGCTGCCCGGCTTGCGGGAATTCCGGTCATTCAGATGAATCATCCCGGAATCATCCGCCGCTACCTGACTATGGATCCTCGAACCTGGGTGGCTGCCCTGGTAGCTTGCATGATGGAAGGCCCCTGGGACAAACGACTCTATGTTGGGCCTACTGAAAATGTCTAA
- a CDS encoding outer membrane lipoprotein-sorting protein, with protein MKYKTRFVLVILLIFFVKFSAMYAQHQSPDPKQLLAQIDANEVYDSIHYTGEMIIEYQGKRFVKLFKAWAKGNQLSFVEFYNPEDRDTRYLKREGRLYVYSPDTESVMLISGHMLKESMMGSDFSYEDTIENEKLSVRYTPTLLGKESINNRDAWVLELLANKKTESYPKQKIWVDIQTGDVLKTEQYALSGAKLKEYTLHKIEQIGNRRFPIEFEMRDLLRKGSRTVLKMSNVVLDKPIDDTLFSMRNLER; from the coding sequence ATGAAATATAAAACAAGGTTTGTACTCGTTATATTGCTGATTTTCTTTGTAAAATTTTCTGCCATGTATGCACAACATCAAAGCCCGGATCCAAAGCAGCTATTGGCCCAGATTGATGCGAATGAAGTATATGATAGTATTCACTATACGGGTGAAATGATTATTGAATACCAGGGGAAGCGTTTTGTTAAATTGTTTAAAGCTTGGGCAAAGGGTAATCAACTAAGTTTTGTTGAATTTTATAATCCTGAAGATCGGGATACCAGATATTTAAAACGTGAAGGCCGTCTCTATGTGTATTCACCAGATACTGAATCGGTTATGCTGATTTCTGGTCATATGCTTAAAGAATCTATGATGGGTTCCGATTTTTCTTATGAAGATACAATTGAAAATGAGAAATTATCGGTTCGGTATACTCCTACATTGCTTGGTAAAGAGTCTATAAATAATAGAGATGCTTGGGTTCTCGAATTATTAGCTAATAAAAAAACTGAAAGCTATCCAAAACAAAAGATATGGGTAGATATCCAAACAGGAGATGTATTAAAGACTGAGCAGTATGCACTTTCAGGTGCAAAGTTGAAAGAGTATACCTTGCATAAGATTGAACAAATTGGAAATAGACGGTTTCCGATAGAATTTGAAATGAGAGATCTTCTGAGAAAGGGGAGTCGAACGGTTCTGAAAATGTCTAATGTTGTTTTAGACAAACCTATAGATGATACCTTATTTAGTATGAGGAATCTTGAACGATGA
- a CDS encoding RtcB family protein, which translates to MNVASLSGIYRYALGMPDMHQGFGFPAGHLELEEPFEQYGQPVLFQGDIKRGSYFLVDTD; encoded by the coding sequence ATGAACGTCGCAAGCCTCTCTGGCATTTACCGGTATGCTCTGGGCATGCCCGACATGCACCAGGGCTTCGGGTTCCCGGCGGGACATCTAGAATTGGAGGAGCCTTTCGAACAGTATGGGCAGCCGGTCCTGTTTCAGGGGGATATAAAGCGAGGCAGTTACTTTCTTGTTGATACCGATTGA
- a CDS encoding histone deacetylase, with translation MGRNDAQVSDAFLDPMILLYDPALDMRFPDYGIQIPIRDRRALAVLEYLKKKIIPPMRPVHSLASAADMLSIPEGDRHISREDIARAHDANFVAALFGEGLEKELIKTYELMDEQGRFRRYSPGDAVRPLSELFTTIRAQVWGTYLACRLALAHRSKPSGVSSEPLSTNNSNPGFCYYLGGGMHHARYDSGAGFCLLNDIIIAARRLKAEGLISSIWIIDLDAHKGDGTAELASGDPCILTLSIHMALGWPLDPETLAHAVPSRAPLVASDVDIPVSKEDQASYVSRLASGLLQLEMLSGGKKPDLAIVVDGADPYEKDELPSSVDLQLPLDTCVKRDMTVFSFLRDRAIPSTWLLAGGYGDYAWEPPAHFLTKVLTP, from the coding sequence TTGGGTAGAAATGACGCTCAAGTTAGTGATGCGTTTTTAGATCCTATGATTTTGCTGTACGATCCTGCTCTTGATATGCGATTCCCCGATTATGGGATTCAAATCCCGATACGGGATCGGCGGGCCTTGGCAGTACTTGAGTATCTTAAAAAAAAGATAATACCACCCATGCGGCCTGTACACTCGCTTGCATCAGCTGCGGATATGCTCTCTATTCCCGAAGGAGACCGACATATTAGTCGGGAAGATATTGCCAGGGCACATGATGCCAACTTTGTGGCAGCGCTGTTCGGTGAAGGGCTCGAAAAAGAACTTATCAAGACCTATGAATTGATGGATGAACAGGGAAGGTTTAGGCGATACAGCCCTGGTGATGCGGTGCGACCCCTTTCAGAGCTTTTTACCACGATCCGGGCCCAGGTCTGGGGAACCTATCTCGCCTGCCGTTTAGCTCTGGCTCATCGTAGCAAACCTTCCGGTGTAAGTTCTGAACCATTGTCTACAAATAATTCCAATCCGGGTTTTTGCTACTATTTAGGCGGTGGAATGCACCATGCCCGCTACGATTCCGGTGCAGGTTTCTGCCTTCTCAATGACATTATTATCGCAGCCCGGAGGCTTAAAGCGGAAGGACTCATTTCATCAATATGGATTATTGATCTCGATGCTCATAAGGGAGACGGTACAGCAGAGCTTGCTTCTGGTGATCCTTGTATACTGACCCTCTCCATACACATGGCTTTAGGTTGGCCTCTCGACCCGGAAACATTAGCTCATGCAGTTCCCAGCAGAGCCCCGCTGGTGGCTTCTGATGTAGATATTCCTGTATCGAAAGAAGATCAAGCGTCCTATGTATCCCGCCTTGCCTCTGGGCTTCTTCAGCTTGAAATGCTTTCAGGTGGTAAAAAACCGGATCTCGCCATCGTGGTTGATGGCGCTGACCCCTATGAAAAGGATGAACTGCCTTCCTCTGTTGATTTACAACTACCCCTCGATACCTGTGTAAAACGGGACATGACGGTTTTTTCCTTCCTGCGAGATCGGGCTATTCCTTCTACCTGGCTTCTGGCAGGTGGATATGGCGACTATGCCTGGGAGCCTCCAGCCCATTTCCTGACAAAAGTACTTACTCCTTAA
- a CDS encoding C-terminal helicase domain-containing protein, protein MTRLRRLAGIPEADDNYNGISAKREYFLDMVENLSAEGHKCLVFTNFLATVDLLSEDLSKRGLANLVMTGATVDRQALVQRFQTDPEVKVLIMTLKTGGVGLNLTAADYVFIFDPWWNRAAEAQAIDRVHRIGQTKPICGCILGLCKF, encoded by the coding sequence ATGACCCGTTTACGGCGTTTAGCAGGTATTCCGGAAGCTGATGATAACTACAACGGTATTTCAGCAAAACGGGAATATTTTCTGGATATGGTGGAAAACCTTTCAGCAGAGGGACACAAATGTCTGGTCTTTACCAATTTCCTTGCGACGGTAGATTTACTTTCGGAAGATCTGTCCAAGCGAGGGCTGGCGAATTTGGTTATGACTGGAGCCACCGTAGATCGGCAGGCATTGGTTCAGCGCTTTCAGACTGATCCGGAAGTAAAGGTTCTTATTATGACACTGAAAACCGGTGGGGTGGGTCTTAATCTGACCGCTGCGGATTATGTTTTTATTTTTGACCCCTGGTGGAATCGAGCCGCTGAAGCTCAGGCAATAGACCGGGTGCATCGAATTGGTCAAACCAAACCGATATGTGGGTGTATTCTGGGGCTTTGTAAATTTTGA